AGACCTTCAGGTCAGGCCGCGTGACCAGTTCCGGGAACATGCCGCCGGTCTGCTCGAACAGGCTGCGGCGCAGGATGCTTTCCTTGATGTTGAAGCGGCGGGCGATGCCGGGCAGGTACCAGACCGGGTCGATGGCGGCCTTGGTCACGCGCACATCGCCATTGGCATACAGGATGTCGCCGTCCGGTGCCAGGCGGCCGGCCGCGATGGCCGCCACCAGCTCCGGCATGTTGATATGGGCGCGCGTGATGGCGATGGTGGGCCGGATATCGAAGCCGGCGGCGATGCGGTCGGCAAAGACCGTCGACACCAGGTGACCCCACGGATCGAGCGAGACGATCTTGTCGGGGTCGCCCCACTGCGCGTGCGGGCCAATCGGTTCGGCGGGCGCCGTGTCGGTCAGGTCGGGGCGGTGCGCGCGCTGCAGGCTGCCCGAGGCGACCGCCAGCGCGCGATAGATCGCGTAGGCGCCGGCATGCGTGCCGATCACGTTGCGCTGCGCCGGATCGGTCAGGCTGGCGATCACAGGCCCACGCTCGGCCGCAGTGGGCGCGCCCCAATGGATCGGCTCGGCCGGCTTGTCGCGGCGCGCGTGCGAGGTCAGGACGATATGGTCGGACATGGTCGCCTCCCCGGTATGAAACCGGAACACGAAACCTGACCAGATGGTCAGGATTACATGTTCATAGTAGGCAACGTTCGTGCCAACGCCCAAGTGGGGTTGTTACGGTCAGTGGCATCCCGTACGCACCGCCGGCGTGCCTGGCGCGACGGCTTTGCGGGGCGGATGCGGTGCATCCCGGTGCAGCGCGCACCGACACAAACAAAAACGGCACGTCCCCTCGAACGTGCCGTTTTGGCGTTACTGCGCGCGACTTTCAGCCTTCCGCGCGCTGTCCCAGCCGCCCGCGCCCCCACTGGGGCAGGTCGGCGGTCAGCCAGTCCACCATCGCGCGGACCGGGTTGGCGGCCTCCACATAACGGTGGAACAGCGCCCCGGCGACATTGCTGGCCGCCCACGCCAGCCCCATGCCCAGCGCGTTGAGCACGGGCCGGCCCGGCACCAGGTGGGTCACCACGGCATTGACGACCAGGCAGACCGGAAAGTGCACCAGGAAGACCGAATAGGAAATGCGGCCGAAGTACGCGGTCAGGCGCCCGGCGGGCCAGGTTTCCAGCCAGCCGCCTCGGCGCGACACAGCCAGCAGCAGTGCCGTGGCCAGTGCCACCGCGATGCGCAGCCGGAAATCCACGGCCAGCGCGGCCAGCCCGATGGCGGCCAGCGCCACCAGCGGCAAGATCGAGCGGCCCGGGTTCGACGCCCAGTAGGCCAGCGATCCCATGCCATAGGCGCCAAAGAAGTAGATGGCCCAGATATCCCACGACGCATCGCGGTTGAACCAGAACAGCGAGGCCAGCGCCAGCGCGGCCACCATCGGCACGCCCAGCGGCAGCGTGTTGAGCGCCACCGCCCGCGCCAGCCACAGTGCCATCACCATCAGCGCGAAAAGCTGCAGGTCGATCGCGATATACCAGACACCGGCGGACAAGGCATCGACATCGAGGATGTTATGCAGCAGCAGGATATGCGCGACGAACTGCGCCAGGTGCGGCGCGGCGGGGATGGAATCGTGCTGCATCCAGGTGCGCGCGACGGCTGCACCGGCAATCGCCACAAGGATGGCCGCCGCGAATGGCACCACCAGCTTCTGGTAGCGGCGCCATACGGTACCCAGCGGATTGGCAACGGTCAGTTGGCCGCCGGGGCCAGGCTGCGCGCCGCCAGGAAGCCGCTGATGACAAGGAAAACCTGCACGGCGATCCGTGCGTAGTCGGCCAGCCAGCCGATCAGGCCGGGCGCCAGCATGTGGGCGGCATCGGACATCGGCCCGTAGAAGGCCAGGTGGTGCAATACGATCAGCTGCGAGCTGACCGCCTTCAGAGCGTCTACACACGCCAGACGGGAAGGACGGGGGCTCATTTGTTATTCGAGGGGGTGCAAAGTGGGCCGAATTGTACTCGTTTCGGTGCGTTCGGCTGATCCGGGCCCGGTAACGCCCGCCGTTACGGTTGTAATCAGGTGTACAACGTGGCGGAAAGGCAACTTTCATTGCACTACTCTCGGGCATTAGCTAATAAGAAACAAATTCTTAGCGCCGATGGGTTCGGGGTATACCCTTGCGTCTTTCCGAGCCTTGCCCCGAACATGTCCCTGACTGTCGCTTTCACCTCCGTGCGCCGCCTGCTGGCTGGCGTTGCCCTGGCCGCCGCCATCGTGCCGGCCGTCCACGCACAGACCCAGACGCCCGTCCTCGACAAGATCCGCCAGACCGGCACGATCACGCTCGGCTACCGCGAATCGGCCCTGCCGTTCTCGTTCGCCGACGACTCGGGCAAGCCGGCCGGCTATGC
This region of Cupriavidus sp. EM10 genomic DNA includes:
- a CDS encoding GTP cyclohydrolase II; protein product: MSDHIVLTSHARRDKPAEPIHWGAPTAAERGPVIASLTDPAQRNVIGTHAGAYAIYRALAVASGSLQRAHRPDLTDTAPAEPIGPHAQWGDPDKIVSLDPWGHLVSTVFADRIAAGFDIRPTIAITRAHINMPELVAAIAAGRLAPDGDILYANGDVRVTKAAIDPVWYLPGIARRFNIKESILRRSLFEQTGGMFPELVTRPDLKVFLPPIGGMTLYFFGDISKLGQPETRVACRVHDECNGSDVFGSDICTCRPYLAHGIEVCIEMAQQGGVGLVVYNRKEGRALGEVTKFLVYNARKRQVGGDRAETYFARTECVAGVQDMRFQELMPDVFHWLGIRRIDRWASMSNMKHGALTAQGIEVVEQVPIPEALIPADARVEIDAKVAAGYFTSYTPPDANELALAKGRGLNE